A genomic region of Thermoproteota archaeon contains the following coding sequences:
- a CDS encoding HEPN domain-containing protein: MRRSRSPQSFAEKSRLLLHQAELDLFHGCFEKSASASYFAVENALNALSLERQGNLPKGYRSRLALMGRWFPEEATEFDRMHRVRVKADHWDDLIPEEDARKQLESAKRLVEKVLSLL, encoded by the coding sequence TTGAGAAGGTCGAGATCCCCTCAGAGTTTCGCAGAAAAGTCTAGGCTGCTATTACATCAGGCCGAGCTGGATCTCTTCCACGGTTGCTTTGAGAAATCCGCAAGCGCTTCCTACTTCGCGGTGGAGAACGCCCTCAACGCGCTTTCCCTAGAGAGACAGGGGAACCTCCCCAAGGGATACAGGAGCAGGCTGGCCCTCATGGGCAGGTGGTTTCCTGAGGAAGCCACGGAGTTCGATCGGATGCATAGGGTACGTGTGAAGGCGGATCATTGGGACGATCTCATCCCTGAGGAGGATGCTAGGAAGCAGCTGGAAAGTGCCAAGAGGCTAGTGGAGAAGGTGCTTTCCCTGCTCTGA
- a CDS encoding branched-chain amino acid ABC transporter permease — protein MEFELTWKSVVITILLILALIFPLFADEFLVSILMQAYLWAFLAMSWDVIGGYGGQFSLGHAAFIALGAYTSTILLENYGVSPWIGMWAAGLVAGAAGALVGVASLRLRGPFFALGTIAFAELVKLLLLYFKGITGGPLGILITKSGPEYMLFESQAHYYYLMFALMIAGLLFLKWFETSKFGIGLVAIREDEEAAEGVGINVYRTKIIGAAISAFLTGIGGTIYAQWIHFIRPDIIVKLEYSTQIAAIDVVGGAGTPYGGLIGALILVPLSLYLNAIFGGMIAGLSLILYGVVLLVVVVMVPGGIYGLVRRKWLGRKKGGE, from the coding sequence ATGGAATTCGAGTTAACATGGAAGTCGGTAGTGATAACGATACTGCTGATCTTGGCCCTTATCTTCCCCCTGTTCGCTGACGAGTTCTTGGTATCCATCCTCATGCAAGCGTACCTCTGGGCATTCTTGGCAATGAGCTGGGATGTTATCGGAGGATATGGCGGGCAGTTCTCGCTGGGGCATGCGGCTTTCATTGCTCTCGGAGCGTATACCTCCACGATCCTTCTAGAGAATTACGGAGTATCTCCTTGGATAGGCATGTGGGCTGCTGGTTTGGTGGCCGGAGCTGCAGGTGCATTAGTGGGAGTAGCCTCTCTGAGGTTGAGGGGTCCCTTCTTCGCACTGGGTACGATAGCATTTGCCGAATTAGTCAAACTCCTCCTGCTATACTTCAAAGGCATAACGGGCGGTCCACTGGGAATCCTGATCACTAAGAGTGGCCCGGAATACATGTTGTTCGAAAGCCAAGCCCATTACTACTACCTGATGTTCGCGTTGATGATCGCCGGCCTTCTCTTCCTCAAGTGGTTCGAGACATCTAAGTTCGGCATAGGTTTGGTCGCTATAAGGGAGGATGAGGAGGCGGCGGAGGGAGTCGGCATAAATGTTTACAGGACAAAGATAATAGGGGCGGCGATAAGCGCATTTCTCACTGGCATAGGAGGTACTATCTACGCCCAGTGGATTCACTTCATCAGGCCGGACATAATCGTGAAGCTCGAGTATTCAACGCAGATAGCCGCAATAGACGTTGTCGGAGGGGCGGGAACACCATACGGCGGATTAATAGGGGCCTTGATCTTGGTGCCTCTCTCCCTGTACTTGAACGCCATATTCGGAGGGATGATAGCAGGTCTCAGCCTGATACTTTACGGTGTCGTGTTGCTGGTCGTGGTGGTCATGGTACCCGGAGGGATCTATGGGCTTGTCAGGAGGAAGTGGTTAGGTCGCAAAAAGGGAGGTGAGTGA
- a CDS encoding ABC transporter ATP-binding protein — protein MLLELQEINAGYGDLQVLWDVNLSVDKGEIVSLLGSNGAGKTTTLRVISGLLKPFSGKVTFNCRDITKLPSNKRVEMGLALVPEGRQLFPEMTVLDNLEMGAYTKRARDKFHDTLEWVFTLFPKLKERRAQLAGTMSGGEQQMLAIARGLMSRPEVLMMDEPSMGLAPKLVLEIFGTIKKLREEGVTILLVEQNAKAALDVSDRAYILETGRIVLHGPAQELLGMDEVRKAYLGI, from the coding sequence ATGCTCCTCGAACTCCAGGAGATAAACGCTGGATATGGTGACCTCCAAGTTCTCTGGGATGTTAACCTCTCCGTGGACAAGGGAGAGATAGTGAGTCTGCTGGGGAGCAACGGCGCCGGGAAGACCACCACATTAAGGGTGATCTCAGGTCTACTGAAGCCCTTCAGTGGTAAGGTGACGTTTAACTGTCGGGACATTACCAAGCTGCCCAGCAACAAGAGGGTGGAGATGGGTCTAGCTCTGGTGCCCGAGGGCAGGCAGCTTTTCCCTGAGATGACCGTCCTAGACAACTTGGAGATGGGCGCGTACACTAAGAGGGCTAGGGACAAGTTCCACGACACGCTCGAGTGGGTGTTCACCCTCTTCCCCAAATTGAAGGAGAGGAGAGCCCAGCTGGCAGGAACGATGAGCGGAGGAGAGCAACAGATGCTCGCGATAGCTAGAGGACTGATGAGCAGACCAGAGGTCCTCATGATGGATGAGCCCTCCATGGGACTCGCGCCTAAGCTGGTCCTAGAGATATTCGGGACGATAAAGAAACTCAGGGAGGAGGGGGTGACCATCCTGCTGGTAGAGCAGAACGCCAAGGCCGCCTTAGATGTGTCTGATAGGGCCTACATCTTGGAGACCGGGAGGATAGTGCTCCATGGACCGGCACAAGAGCTCCTCGGAATGGACGAGGTGAGAAAAGCTTACTTGGGAATTTAA
- a CDS encoding ABC transporter ATP-binding protein: MLEVKDVVKRFGGLVALNKVSLTLKENELLGLIGPNGSGKTTLFNVITGYYRPDEGKVFYRGEEITGLRPHLIVKKGIARTFQIPKPFGRLTVLENVMSAAMYGRKAASRSEAREIAMDWLEYVRLKDKADVEAKALNIVERKLMELARALSTDPDLLLLDELVAGLNPSEMMEVVKLVRKLVDERGLTIIMVEHVMKAVMSISDRVFVLHRGAKLAEGSPQEVSRDPKVIEAYLGEPIQV; this comes from the coding sequence GTGCTTGAGGTAAAGGATGTGGTGAAGAGGTTTGGTGGCTTGGTGGCCCTCAACAAAGTGAGTCTTACTTTAAAGGAGAACGAGCTCCTCGGACTGATAGGACCGAACGGATCTGGAAAGACCACGCTATTCAACGTGATAACGGGGTACTATAGACCTGATGAGGGTAAGGTGTTCTACAGAGGAGAGGAGATCACAGGACTCAGACCTCACCTAATAGTCAAGAAGGGCATAGCTAGGACTTTTCAGATACCGAAGCCGTTCGGCAGGCTCACAGTCTTGGAAAATGTCATGTCAGCGGCAATGTATGGTAGAAAGGCTGCATCTAGAAGTGAGGCTAGGGAGATAGCCATGGACTGGCTCGAGTACGTTAGGCTAAAGGACAAGGCTGATGTGGAGGCCAAGGCCCTCAACATAGTGGAGAGGAAGCTGATGGAGCTGGCGAGAGCATTGTCCACGGATCCAGACCTCCTGCTGCTTGATGAGCTTGTGGCTGGACTCAACCCCTCCGAGATGATGGAAGTAGTGAAGCTCGTCAGGAAGCTGGTGGATGAGAGGGGGCTCACAATAATAATGGTGGAGCATGTGATGAAAGCGGTGATGAGCATCTCGGACAGGGTTTTCGTCCTTCACAGGGGTGCGAAACTGGCAGAGGGTAGCCCTCAGGAGGTCTCAAGGGATCCGAAGGTGATCGAGGCTTACTTAGGAGAACCGATCCAGGTGTGA